A DNA window from Marispirochaeta aestuarii contains the following coding sequences:
- a CDS encoding peptidase U32 family protein has translation MKNSTNLPELLAPAGTLSTALAAYAAGADAVYCGVGRFNAREMGTNFSYDDLSRLSQKAKTLGKRFYLTLNTLVKETEWEAFDETVQKIARLDPDAVILQDIGVARFLRTRYPQLELHASTQMGIHNSPGILEAARMGISRVILERQITLRELKRMVPASPLDIEVFIHGALCCSLSGNCLFSSWMGGWSGNRGRCKQPCRRRFHGTEEGSPKSGFFFSTQDLYTLDMIDDLQQAGVKSLKIEGRLKQPDYVFKVVQAYRMVLDAPSGSRGQVLGEARKILSSSYGRRWSHGFATEKDMAELVQYDSLGVSGQLVGTVASAGKGGFALKVSRRLRLGDRLRIQPASGDEGPSFTVTAMRDGKHPVSTATEGREVFIPYDREVPASGRVYRVGSSVKGVNFDGAGLPLYQPVRRFDLEIHLSRRGIRVFADGRTWESSEEFDEALRHPLDREKVEEEFRRSRNPAVGAALCRVSVEGNPFVPAARLKQLRRDFWSWFEGDLSPEPEEDGPSGYFRRSSGKTGNFTEQELQPVIIKKGGKAVTAGVRAAVVARPLNGAPWFPEHEYVLPGFCSEEDLDMLKQQLGSALEAGCRRFRISSLYQLSLLEELTSESLTLTAAYPLPVANALAAEELYQRGVRRIQAWLELERPAIEALRDASPLVVEVYRYGRPPLLITRARIPVSGPISDSRGGQFRVSEADEAGLTVLYPAQAMEVPGVPGTADCFDYLNAEPGESSTTTFNFDRELV, from the coding sequence ATGAAGAATTCCACAAACTTACCTGAACTGCTTGCCCCGGCGGGTACCCTGAGCACGGCCCTCGCCGCCTATGCCGCCGGGGCTGATGCCGTCTACTGCGGCGTCGGCCGCTTTAATGCCCGTGAGATGGGCACCAACTTCAGCTACGACGACCTTTCCCGCCTCTCGCAGAAGGCCAAGACCCTGGGGAAACGTTTTTACCTTACCCTGAACACCCTGGTCAAAGAGACTGAGTGGGAGGCCTTCGACGAAACCGTGCAGAAGATTGCAAGGCTGGATCCCGATGCCGTTATCCTTCAGGATATCGGCGTGGCCAGATTTCTCCGGACCCGGTATCCTCAGCTGGAGCTTCACGCATCGACCCAGATGGGAATTCACAACTCCCCGGGCATACTCGAAGCGGCAAGGATGGGAATATCCCGGGTAATCCTTGAACGGCAGATTACCCTCCGGGAACTCAAGAGGATGGTCCCGGCGTCGCCTCTGGATATAGAGGTCTTTATCCACGGGGCCCTCTGCTGTTCCCTCTCCGGAAACTGCCTTTTCTCCTCCTGGATGGGAGGCTGGAGCGGCAACCGGGGGCGCTGCAAACAGCCCTGCCGCCGCCGTTTTCACGGCACCGAAGAGGGCAGCCCCAAAAGCGGCTTCTTTTTCTCTACCCAGGACCTCTACACCCTGGACATGATTGATGATCTTCAGCAGGCGGGGGTCAAATCCCTGAAGATTGAAGGGCGCTTAAAACAGCCGGACTATGTCTTCAAGGTTGTGCAGGCCTACAGAATGGTGCTGGACGCTCCTTCCGGCTCCCGCGGCCAGGTCCTGGGAGAGGCCCGCAAGATTCTTTCGTCATCCTATGGGCGTCGCTGGTCCCACGGTTTTGCCACGGAGAAGGATATGGCGGAGCTGGTCCAGTACGATTCCCTGGGGGTTTCCGGTCAGCTGGTGGGGACTGTGGCAAGTGCCGGAAAAGGCGGCTTTGCCCTGAAGGTTTCCCGAAGGCTGCGCCTGGGGGACCGGCTGCGAATACAGCCTGCCTCCGGCGACGAGGGACCCTCCTTTACCGTAACCGCCATGCGGGACGGCAAACACCCGGTTTCCACCGCAACGGAAGGCAGGGAGGTCTTTATTCCCTATGACCGGGAGGTCCCCGCCTCCGGGCGGGTCTACCGTGTCGGGTCCAGCGTAAAAGGGGTGAATTTCGACGGTGCAGGCCTCCCCCTTTATCAGCCGGTCAGGCGCTTTGATCTGGAGATTCACCTTTCCAGGCGGGGCATCCGGGTCTTCGCGGACGGACGGACCTGGGAGAGCTCTGAAGAATTCGATGAAGCCCTGAGGCATCCCCTGGACAGGGAGAAGGTTGAGGAGGAGTTCCGCCGGAGCCGCAATCCCGCTGTCGGTGCTGCCCTCTGCCGGGTTTCTGTTGAGGGAAACCCCTTTGTTCCCGCCGCCAGGTTAAAACAGCTGCGACGGGATTTCTGGTCCTGGTTTGAAGGGGATCTGTCCCCGGAACCTGAAGAGGACGGTCCGTCGGGATATTTCCGGCGGTCCTCCGGAAAAACGGGGAATTTTACGGAGCAGGAACTCCAGCCGGTGATTATTAAGAAGGGCGGGAAGGCTGTTACCGCAGGAGTCCGGGCCGCCGTTGTCGCTCGGCCGCTGAACGGGGCCCCCTGGTTTCCGGAACATGAGTATGTACTGCCGGGTTTCTGTTCAGAGGAGGACCTGGATATGCTGAAACAGCAGCTTGGTTCCGCCCTCGAAGCGGGCTGCCGCCGTTTCCGGATTAGCTCCCTCTATCAGCTGTCCCTGCTCGAGGAACTGACATCGGAAAGTCTTACCCTGACGGCGGCGTATCCCCTGCCGGTGGCAAACGCCCTGGCAGCGGAGGAACTTTACCAGCGGGGTGTCCGCAGGATTCAGGCCTGGCTTGAACTGGAGAGGCCGGCCATTGAGGCCCTGCGGGATGCCTCTCCGCTTGTTGTAGAAGTGTACCGCTACGGCCGCCCGCCCCTTCTGATTACCCGCGCCCGGATTCCAGTCTCCGGTCCCATAAGCGACAGCCGGGGGGGACAGTTCCGGGTAAGCGAAGCCGATGAGGCCGGGCTCACCGTTCTTTACCCTGCCCAGGCCATGGAGGTGCCTGGGGTACCAGGAACCGCGGACTGCTTTGACTACCTGAACGCCGAACCCGGAGAATCCTCCACCACGACCTTCAACTTTGACCGGGAGCTGGTTTAG